From Candidatus Nomurabacteria bacterium, one genomic window encodes:
- a CDS encoding ribonuclease J, with protein MNQNPNQRPRQNNRRPNQNRQPNQKNQAQKSGEQSNRSQALSLKNSETSRGQAIRASRRSRDLADKVLDGANLADQNSTRKRANLLPIKNENKLRVTHLGGQDGIGEKNMIVIEYGDEAIVTDCGNELGLDLPGINYSVPDVSYLETIKHKIKAYVISHGHLDHIGGLPHILPKYPAPIYGSIFTIGMVQKTLGNHQNTADILDEFSYNEMNMDNHERLMVGKHFTIELVRITHSIPESSLIVVDTPLGRVINTGDFRLDPEPLDSRPSDLERIKELGKDGVLLLMSDSTNSQRPGRTPTEHTLQDSFHDVIKNAPGRIMVASFSSNINRVQMIINSASEAGRKVAIDGRSMIQHVELAVKLGLLRVPKNTIVAMAQAVNLPDEKVLVMCTGGQGENGAALPRMSIGEHKHIKLREGDTVVISSTPIPGNEVAYEQLGNDLIKLGVFLFRAPTWEVDGCSGPLHVSGHAFRDEHKDMIEMCKPKYFTPIYAGAFNRKHHQNVAIEMATMPRDRTFMVDNGDVLEIDENLAAKLHKDAVSHGSVLVDDSGQTVPSVVVKDRLLLSETGLVVVVLTIDRRTGGLLTSPDIITRGFIYIRDNEELMNLFRGELRRAVSQRYKRVDLDRFKAELKDHVTHFLFDQTQRSPIVIPVINVVGGRKGSDGKEQPATNKDVEDQQKRFAELRAAIRSQDQRD; from the coding sequence ATGAATCAAAATCCTAACCAGCGTCCAAGACAAAACAATCGGCGCCCAAATCAAAATCGACAACCTAACCAAAAGAACCAAGCTCAGAAATCCGGAGAACAAAGTAACCGGAGTCAGGCTTTAAGTTTAAAAAATTCAGAAACAAGCCGTGGACAAGCTATTCGAGCTTCGCGACGAAGTCGAGATTTAGCCGACAAAGTCCTAGATGGCGCAAACTTAGCCGATCAAAACAGCACGCGAAAACGAGCCAACCTATTGCCTATAAAGAACGAGAATAAACTTAGAGTTACGCACCTTGGCGGTCAAGACGGTATCGGCGAAAAGAACATGATCGTTATCGAGTATGGCGACGAAGCTATCGTTACCGACTGCGGTAATGAGCTTGGTCTAGATTTGCCTGGCATTAACTACTCTGTTCCAGATGTCAGCTATTTAGAGACTATCAAACACAAGATTAAGGCATATGTGATTAGCCACGGTCACCTTGACCACATTGGTGGTTTACCGCATATATTGCCAAAGTACCCGGCACCAATTTATGGTTCGATATTTACAATTGGTATGGTTCAGAAAACTCTTGGTAATCATCAAAATACAGCCGATATCTTAGACGAGTTCAGTTATAACGAAATGAATATGGATAATCATGAAAGACTGATGGTCGGTAAGCATTTTACAATCGAACTTGTGCGAATCACACACTCTATACCAGAGAGCAGCCTGATAGTTGTTGATACACCGCTTGGTCGAGTGATCAACACGGGTGATTTTCGTCTTGACCCAGAGCCGCTAGACAGCCGCCCGAGTGATCTTGAGCGGATTAAAGAACTCGGTAAAGACGGCGTTTTGCTACTGATGAGTGATAGCACAAATTCACAGCGCCCAGGTCGCACACCTACCGAACATACACTTCAAGATAGCTTCCACGATGTCATCAAGAATGCTCCCGGACGTATCATGGTGGCCAGTTTTTCGAGCAACATTAACCGCGTCCAAATGATTATAAATAGTGCTAGCGAAGCTGGCCGAAAAGTAGCTATCGATGGTCGAAGCATGATTCAACACGTCGAACTTGCAGTTAAACTTGGCTTGCTCCGAGTGCCTAAAAATACGATCGTGGCGATGGCTCAGGCCGTCAACCTACCAGATGAAAAGGTCTTGGTAATGTGTACTGGTGGTCAGGGAGAGAACGGGGCAGCTCTGCCACGCATGAGTATTGGCGAACACAAACACATCAAGCTACGTGAAGGCGACACTGTTGTAATTAGTTCGACCCCAATTCCAGGTAACGAAGTCGCTTATGAGCAACTTGGCAACGATTTGATTAAGCTTGGTGTTTTCTTGTTTAGAGCACCTACATGGGAAGTTGATGGCTGTAGCGGTCCACTTCATGTTTCTGGACATGCTTTCCGAGATGAGCATAAAGATATGATCGAAATGTGTAAGCCAAAGTACTTTACGCCAATTTATGCTGGCGCCTTTAACCGCAAACATCATCAAAATGTTGCAATCGAAATGGCTACGATGCCGCGTGATCGAACTTTTATGGTTGATAATGGCGATGTGCTCGAGATTGACGAGAATCTGGCTGCCAAACTCCACAAAGACGCTGTTAGCCATGGCTCGGTGTTAGTCGATGACTCTGGCCAGACAGTGCCTAGCGTAGTCGTTAAAGATCGCTTGCTCTTAAGCGAGACTGGCCTAGTAGTAGTTGTGCTTACAATCGACCGCCGTACTGGTGGGTTACTGACCAGCCCAGACATCATCACCCGAGGTTTCATTTATATTCGTGACAACGAAGAGCTAATGAATCTATTCCGCGGCGAACTACGTCGGGCGGTATCTCAGCGCTACAAGCGCGTCGATCTAGATCGCTTTAAAGCCGAGCTCAAAGATCATGTTACTCACTTCTTGTTCGATCAGACCCAGCGAAGCCCGATAGTAATACCAGTCATCAACGTCGTTGGAGGCCGTAAGGGCTCTGACGGCAAAGAACAGCCAGCAACTAACAAAGACGTCGAAGACCAGCAGAAACGTTTTGCCGAGCTGCGGGCAGCTATCCGCAGCCAAGACCAACGCGATTAA
- a CDS encoding GrpB family protein yields the protein MINQFNRPDRSYDILPYDPVWAIKFKELRERLKAVLGDIAILVEHIGSTAVPGMAAKPQIDVIVGVNNLEDVRTLKDKMADAGFSARGDFVGNGEEYFTEDDQAGHRLASIHIQKIDSPEIPKQIRFREYMRLNINGDRDLYELKKQELKQLFPDSYNAYGDGKRLLLEEIHQRCKKWAEEANFHYEDYINRDE from the coding sequence ATGATAAACCAGTTTAATCGCCCGGATAGAAGCTACGATATTCTGCCGTACGATCCTGTGTGGGCTATAAAATTTAAAGAATTACGCGAAAGGCTCAAGGCGGTCCTTGGAGATATAGCGATATTAGTAGAGCATATTGGTAGTACGGCAGTTCCAGGTATGGCGGCCAAGCCACAAATTGATGTCATAGTTGGAGTAAACAACCTAGAAGATGTGCGCACACTTAAAGACAAAATGGCAGATGCCGGTTTTAGCGCCAGAGGCGATTTCGTTGGTAACGGTGAAGAGTACTTTACTGAAGATGATCAGGCTGGTCACAGACTAGCGAGTATTCATATTCAAAAAATAGATAGTCCGGAAATTCCTAAACAAATTCGTTTTCGTGAATACATGCGGCTGAATATCAATGGCGATCGAGATTTATACGAGCTGAAGAAACAAGAACTAAAACAACTCTTCCCAGATAGCTATAATGCCTATGGCGACGGTAAACGTCTGCTACTCGAAGAAATTCATCAACGCTGTAAAAAGTGGGCCGAAGAAGCTAACTTTCACTATGAAGATTACATAAATAGAGATGAGTAG